In a genomic window of Nostoc sp. UHCC 0870:
- a CDS encoding Rieske (2Fe-2S) protein — MNWIKVIPQDELPPNGRKVVKVEQRKILLIRHNNQVFAVENSCPHLKLPLQKGKITDDGAIVCPFHRTAFDLATGNPQDWTPFPPGIGKVMGMISKEKALAVFPTRVEEGSIWVSL; from the coding sequence ATGAACTGGATTAAAGTGATTCCCCAAGATGAACTACCACCCAATGGGCGTAAAGTGGTGAAAGTTGAACAACGCAAGATTCTGTTAATTCGCCACAATAATCAAGTTTTTGCCGTAGAAAATTCCTGTCCCCACCTTAAATTACCCTTACAGAAAGGCAAAATCACAGATGATGGGGCAATAGTATGTCCTTTCCATCGTACTGCCTTTGACTTAGCTACTGGTAATCCTCAAGACTGGACTCCCTTCCCTCCTGGTATTGGCAAGGTAATGGGTATGATTTCCAAAGAAAAAGCACTCGCCGTCTTCCCTACCCGCGTGGAAGAAGGTAGCATTTGGGTTAGTTTATAG